From Streptomyces durmitorensis, a single genomic window includes:
- a CDS encoding transthyretin-like family protein, which yields MLRRSARPPASRRRRPGARSKAVAVIGALAIGAPLTVLGPASAADPAAADKAPKGSCAAPKDWSSCVHVTTRLDRAPSVGQQARLDITVDTRVDLSGARVQADLPAAVDWASAPAGWQFKELGQLLPEDGGAVHRAQRTIDLAAGKTLRFSLPVKGVKAAATSVRARVDGPAAEPTDRDEHLQLLTVGATPAASHLGFDQRRNSTALRQLPDDVELTPAKPDRPFEPVAGRTKLPKPHSDDAPSTEPSVKALSCVTGTVGYTEPGGAHPSPNIQVEAWDDDSFGADDLLDSALTDGSGGFRMCFDNNDTSGGQDVYVKVRTESGLWRIVEDNFFGRDVYEFRSGQRDDIGDGRTVDFGRIAPGDQTMNRVFHAYDQANQAKNWTPGECWDARDTGDCRRMEIVYPDDDAGDGSRYQWGDKSVWLEAASPDDRTDTVHEYGHAVMADVYEDNRPPAIDNCSPHAMDTRSSKGCAWVEGFANFYPMAIFNNDNYRGWHVEDTAGYNTGDDTEGRVTGSLWDLMDPSGERYWDYHQESAKNAIWDTLLDRRSNTFQEFWTHRGQEGHDVGSGPGGALYQNGIDYGFRNQLTDGQSKTLPAPDPQHNYRYDTTFRFWSVVALRPPAGVDYDLDLYDDQALQQRLDVSLATGDTVDFIAVDSNARGPGDYYPVVKRPLGGTGTGDYRIEVADSGKLLIGSDTKVMNGADDVTAVWDTCPAAGTEVTITATPSDASQDAELFLMDSDPASPNTAVRGRYAATASGTANGPGQAESFKFTSQGGCYGVVLVNKAGSGTYTVTES from the coding sequence GTGTTACGAAGATCAGCCAGACCCCCGGCCTCACGGCGAAGAAGACCGGGTGCCCGCTCCAAGGCCGTCGCCGTCATCGGCGCCCTCGCCATCGGCGCACCCCTCACCGTCCTCGGCCCCGCGTCCGCCGCCGACCCCGCGGCGGCCGACAAGGCGCCCAAAGGCAGCTGCGCGGCGCCCAAGGACTGGTCGAGCTGTGTGCACGTGACCACGCGTCTCGACCGGGCTCCCTCCGTGGGACAGCAGGCCCGCCTCGACATCACCGTCGACACCCGGGTCGACCTCTCCGGAGCCCGCGTCCAGGCCGACCTCCCCGCCGCCGTCGACTGGGCGTCCGCGCCCGCCGGATGGCAGTTCAAGGAACTCGGCCAGCTCCTGCCCGAGGACGGCGGCGCGGTGCACCGCGCCCAGCGCACCATCGACCTGGCGGCCGGGAAGACCCTGCGCTTCTCGCTCCCGGTCAAGGGCGTCAAGGCCGCCGCCACCTCCGTGCGCGCCCGCGTCGACGGCCCCGCCGCCGAGCCCACCGACCGCGACGAGCACCTCCAGCTCCTCACGGTCGGCGCCACGCCCGCCGCCTCGCACCTCGGCTTCGACCAGCGCCGCAACTCCACCGCGCTGCGCCAGCTCCCCGACGACGTCGAGCTGACCCCCGCCAAGCCGGACCGGCCGTTCGAGCCGGTGGCCGGGCGGACGAAGCTCCCCAAGCCGCACAGCGACGACGCCCCCTCCACCGAACCGTCCGTGAAGGCGCTCTCCTGTGTCACCGGCACGGTCGGCTACACCGAGCCGGGCGGCGCGCACCCCTCGCCGAACATCCAGGTCGAGGCCTGGGACGACGACTCCTTCGGCGCCGACGACCTCCTGGACTCCGCGCTGACCGACGGCAGCGGCGGCTTCCGGATGTGCTTCGACAACAACGACACCTCCGGCGGTCAGGACGTGTACGTCAAGGTCCGCACCGAGAGCGGTCTGTGGCGGATCGTCGAGGACAACTTCTTCGGCCGCGACGTCTACGAGTTCCGCTCCGGCCAGCGCGACGACATCGGCGACGGCCGCACGGTGGACTTCGGCCGCATCGCCCCCGGCGACCAGACGATGAACCGGGTCTTCCACGCGTACGACCAGGCGAACCAGGCCAAGAACTGGACGCCCGGCGAGTGCTGGGACGCCCGCGACACCGGCGACTGCCGCCGCATGGAGATCGTCTACCCCGACGACGACGCGGGCGACGGCAGCCGCTACCAGTGGGGCGACAAGAGCGTCTGGCTGGAGGCCGCGTCGCCGGACGACCGTACCGACACCGTGCACGAGTACGGCCACGCGGTGATGGCCGACGTGTACGAGGACAACAGGCCCCCCGCCATCGACAACTGCAGTCCGCACGCGATGGACACCCGCAGCTCGAAGGGGTGCGCCTGGGTCGAGGGCTTCGCCAACTTCTATCCGATGGCGATCTTCAACAATGACAACTACCGGGGCTGGCACGTGGAGGACACCGCCGGCTACAACACCGGTGACGACACCGAGGGCCGGGTGACCGGTTCCCTGTGGGACCTCATGGACCCGTCCGGCGAGCGCTACTGGGACTACCACCAGGAGTCCGCGAAGAACGCCATCTGGGACACCCTGCTCGACCGCCGGTCGAACACCTTCCAGGAGTTCTGGACCCACCGCGGCCAGGAGGGCCACGACGTGGGCTCGGGCCCCGGCGGCGCGCTCTACCAGAACGGCATCGACTACGGCTTCCGCAACCAGCTCACCGACGGACAGTCCAAGACGCTGCCCGCACCGGACCCGCAGCACAACTACCGCTACGACACCACCTTCCGCTTCTGGTCGGTCGTGGCGCTGCGGCCTCCGGCGGGCGTCGACTACGACCTCGACCTGTACGACGACCAGGCGCTCCAGCAGCGGCTGGACGTCAGCCTGGCCACCGGGGACACCGTCGACTTCATCGCCGTGGACTCCAACGCGCGGGGGCCCGGCGACTATTACCCGGTCGTCAAGCGTCCGCTCGGCGGCACAGGTACAGGTGACTATCGGATCGAGGTCGCCGACAGCGGCAAGCTGCTCATCGGGTCCGACACCAAGGTGATGAACGGCGCCGACGACGTGACGGCCGTCTGGGACACGTGCCCGGCCGCAGGCACCGAGGTCACCATCACGGCGACGCCGTCCGACGCGAGCCAGGACGCGGAGCTGTTCCTGATGGACTCCGACCCGGCAAGCCCCAACACGGCGGTCCGCGGCCGCTACGCGGCGACCGCGTCGGGGACCGCGAACGGTCCCGGCCAGGCCGAGTCGTTCAAGTTCACGTCGCAGGGCGGCTGTTACGGAGTCGTCCTCGTCAACAAGGCCGGGTCCGGCACGTACACCGTGACCGAGTCCTAG
- a CDS encoding M1 family metallopeptidase, whose amino-acid sequence MNRPAALVCAAAVCLALSACDAKPPGDADTAVRESHHRLLEQFRSWARDTGESRTARHAQAVYTVDLTDSDSDSEGAYDVEVQTDLSAKSAEAKALAKLFRTWWDGDDGDGTVRDLVMLDARGNRVDDHLFPALGNGGYDVTHYALTLDYTPDGNHLTGTAVITARATQDLSRFTLDFAGLRVRHADIDGSDARFSRKKNKLTLTPDRSIGKGKTFKTTVRYGGTPKMLTAEDGGDEGWIETDDGVAALGEPTGSMTWFPGNHHPSDKATYDIDVTVPSEYTAVSNGTLRETRQRGKRTTFHWRNPEPMASHAATVVTGVFDISTGTTDDGLPVYTAVDPDEADGPVDVHDLVPEVVDWATDRFGPYPFSSTGAVVDHLPDLGYALETQTKPYFEEAPDTRLVVHELAHQWFGNSVTPRAWQDMWLNEGFATYAEWLWDEEHGHRTAQETFDSFYDGSHPESEGIWDFPAADPPSATRVSDSPVYGRGAMTLHQLRKAVGDRTFFAILRTWTREHRHGNADTEQFIALCEKKSGKDLSALFETWLFSADKP is encoded by the coding sequence ATGAACCGCCCCGCCGCACTCGTGTGCGCGGCAGCCGTCTGCCTCGCCCTGTCGGCGTGCGACGCCAAGCCCCCGGGCGACGCGGACACCGCCGTACGGGAGTCCCACCACCGCCTCCTGGAGCAGTTCCGCTCCTGGGCCCGTGACACCGGCGAGTCCCGCACCGCACGCCACGCGCAGGCCGTGTACACGGTCGATCTCACCGATTCGGACTCCGATTCTGAGGGCGCGTACGACGTCGAGGTGCAGACCGACCTCTCCGCGAAGTCGGCCGAGGCCAAGGCGCTCGCCAAGCTCTTCCGCACCTGGTGGGACGGCGACGACGGCGACGGCACCGTGCGCGACCTCGTCATGCTCGACGCCCGCGGGAACCGCGTCGACGACCATCTGTTCCCGGCACTCGGCAACGGCGGCTACGACGTCACGCACTACGCCCTCACCCTCGACTACACCCCGGACGGCAACCACCTGACGGGCACCGCCGTGATCACCGCACGGGCCACCCAGGACCTGTCCCGCTTCACCCTGGACTTCGCGGGCCTGCGCGTGCGCCATGCCGACATCGACGGCTCGGACGCCCGCTTCAGCAGGAAGAAGAACAAGCTGACGCTCACTCCCGACCGGTCCATCGGCAAGGGGAAGACCTTCAAGACCACCGTCCGGTACGGCGGGACGCCCAAGATGCTCACGGCGGAGGACGGCGGCGACGAGGGCTGGATCGAGACGGACGACGGCGTGGCGGCGCTCGGCGAGCCCACCGGATCCATGACCTGGTTCCCCGGCAACCACCACCCGTCCGACAAGGCGACGTACGACATCGACGTCACCGTGCCGTCCGAGTACACCGCGGTCAGCAACGGAACCCTGCGCGAGACCCGGCAGCGGGGAAAGCGCACCACCTTCCACTGGCGCAACCCCGAGCCCATGGCGAGCCATGCCGCGACCGTCGTCACCGGCGTCTTCGACATCTCCACCGGCACGACGGACGACGGCCTGCCCGTCTACACGGCCGTCGACCCCGACGAGGCGGACGGGCCCGTCGACGTCCACGACCTGGTGCCCGAGGTCGTCGACTGGGCAACCGACCGCTTCGGCCCCTACCCCTTCTCCTCGACCGGCGCCGTCGTCGACCACCTCCCCGATCTCGGCTACGCCCTGGAGACGCAGACCAAGCCGTACTTCGAAGAGGCACCGGACACCCGCCTGGTCGTCCACGAACTGGCCCACCAGTGGTTCGGGAACTCCGTCACACCCCGCGCCTGGCAGGACATGTGGCTGAACGAGGGCTTCGCCACCTACGCCGAGTGGCTGTGGGACGAGGAGCACGGACACCGCACCGCCCAGGAGACCTTCGACTCCTTCTACGACGGCTCGCACCCGGAGAGCGAGGGCATCTGGGACTTCCCGGCAGCCGACCCGCCGAGCGCGACGCGGGTCTCCGACTCACCGGTGTACGGCAGGGGCGCCATGACGCTGCATCAGCTGCGCAAGGCCGTGGGGGACCGCACCTTCTTCGCCATCCTGCGCACCTGGACGCGCGAGCACCGGCACGGGAACGCCGACACCGAGCAGTTCATCGCGCTGTGCGAGAAGAAGTCGGGGAAGGATCTGTCGGCCCTGTTCGAGACGTGGCTCTTCTCGGCGGACAAGCCCTAG
- a CDS encoding trypsin-like serine peptidase, whose protein sequence is MAAAAAILAAAGPAWSAPDPTPTPSAATPTPTSQPTSKSPSQAPAPDQDPDQALARELEKFWTPDRMAEAKPVEEQQVREAAAAEDAKRDSRGDSQREEEEAAPREGGDGMLRSPSHTFKGIKEVGTFYWAQKAGNDYPDRYDYRFCGGTVVPSPGKNLVASAAHCFDSNDQKSNLVFVPQHSAKSPMPHGMYPIKKGHIFKDPGYTGSKKSEEDFTDVDVAFLATEPRSDGKEVESVVGAIPMGFNTGFSHTAHAIGYPYLYGGGNYKPKQDPLSCTTPTKKYTSGNAKDSGGRLWRGGTFTEIHCDGYVGGTSGGPFITAGGESAKLIGVTGGWLTGGHSANTSYSSYFDDDVKRIYDAAKAGKQPASINPPPMADPVLPGAGTWKHANAIANGYFALDGPVSDDRMDMFVMWSDGELSIYRGAGKAKNHFDKEFKVQGPNALWRDHAKQVVAGDFTGDNGSDLIVRWSDGEVTLYPSVDEAGFHGEYQLAAANGTWKHAEAITSGRFGGNKWQDDLVVRWSDGEVTLYQNTGDNKKLGKEIKVVSPGTSEAGTWKHATQITAGDYSGDDTWDLVVRWSDGELTQYQDFTGTGSSWGEHKWQAPNGLWKHALLVSGGDFTDNPWADDTIVRWSDGELTLYADGNASGIGSENQLVAPA, encoded by the coding sequence ATGGCCGCCGCGGCAGCGATCCTTGCCGCAGCGGGACCGGCCTGGTCCGCCCCGGACCCGACGCCTACGCCGAGCGCGGCCACACCGACGCCGACCTCGCAGCCGACCTCGAAGTCGCCCTCCCAGGCCCCGGCCCCGGACCAGGACCCTGACCAGGCCCTGGCCCGCGAGCTTGAGAAGTTCTGGACGCCCGATCGCATGGCCGAGGCCAAGCCGGTCGAGGAGCAGCAGGTCCGCGAGGCCGCGGCGGCCGAGGACGCCAAGAGGGACTCCCGGGGGGACTCCCAGAGGGAAGAGGAGGAGGCAGCGCCGCGCGAAGGGGGCGACGGCATGCTCCGCTCGCCCTCGCACACCTTCAAGGGCATCAAGGAAGTCGGCACCTTCTACTGGGCGCAGAAGGCGGGCAACGACTACCCGGACCGCTACGACTACCGCTTCTGCGGCGGCACCGTCGTGCCGTCCCCGGGCAAGAACCTGGTCGCGTCCGCAGCGCACTGCTTCGACAGCAACGACCAGAAGTCGAACCTGGTCTTCGTGCCGCAGCACAGCGCGAAGAGCCCGATGCCGCACGGCATGTACCCCATCAAGAAGGGCCACATCTTCAAGGACCCCGGCTACACCGGGTCCAAGAAGAGCGAGGAAGACTTCACGGACGTCGACGTCGCGTTCCTCGCCACCGAGCCGCGCAGCGACGGCAAGGAGGTCGAGAGCGTCGTCGGGGCCATCCCGATGGGCTTCAACACCGGATTCAGCCACACCGCGCACGCCATCGGCTACCCGTACCTGTACGGAGGCGGCAACTACAAGCCGAAGCAGGACCCGCTCAGCTGCACCACGCCGACGAAGAAGTACACCTCCGGCAACGCCAAGGACAGCGGCGGCAGGCTCTGGCGCGGCGGCACCTTCACCGAGATCCACTGCGACGGCTACGTCGGCGGCACCTCCGGCGGCCCCTTCATCACCGCGGGCGGCGAGTCGGCCAAGCTGATCGGCGTCACCGGCGGCTGGCTGACCGGCGGCCACAGCGCCAACACCTCGTACTCCTCGTACTTCGACGACGACGTCAAGCGGATCTACGACGCCGCGAAGGCGGGCAAGCAGCCGGCGAGCATCAACCCGCCGCCGATGGCCGATCCGGTCCTGCCCGGCGCCGGTACGTGGAAGCACGCCAATGCCATAGCCAACGGCTACTTCGCTCTCGACGGGCCGGTCTCCGACGACCGTATGGACATGTTCGTCATGTGGTCGGACGGCGAGCTGAGCATCTACCGCGGCGCGGGCAAGGCCAAGAACCACTTCGACAAGGAGTTCAAGGTCCAGGGCCCGAACGCCCTGTGGCGCGACCACGCCAAGCAGGTCGTCGCGGGCGACTTCACCGGTGACAACGGCTCCGACCTCATCGTCCGCTGGTCGGACGGTGAGGTGACGCTCTACCCGTCGGTCGACGAGGCGGGCTTCCACGGCGAGTACCAGCTGGCCGCCGCGAACGGCACCTGGAAGCACGCCGAGGCGATCACCTCGGGCCGCTTCGGCGGCAACAAGTGGCAGGACGACCTCGTCGTGCGCTGGTCGGACGGCGAAGTCACGCTCTACCAGAACACCGGCGACAACAAGAAGCTCGGCAAGGAGATCAAGGTCGTCTCGCCGGGCACGTCGGAGGCCGGTACGTGGAAGCACGCCACCCAGATCACCGCGGGCGACTACTCGGGCGACGACACCTGGGACCTGGTCGTGCGCTGGTCCGACGGTGAGCTGACCCAGTACCAGGACTTCACCGGCACAGGATCCTCCTGGGGCGAGCACAAGTGGCAGGCCCCGAACGGCCTGTGGAAGCACGCCCTGCTCGTCAGCGGCGGCGACTTCACCGACAACCCCTGGGCCGACGACACCATCGTGCGCTGGTCGGACGGCGAACTGACCCTCTACGCCGACGGCAACGCCTCCGGCATCGGCTCGGAGAACCAGCTCGTGGCGCCCGCGTAA
- a CDS encoding ATP-binding protein, which translates to MNDETPLPFRRDPRERFYRRERQSVPAARAFARAALVGWGIRDRADGITLCVSELATNALLHGVPPGRGFRLHLHCEGDVLRVEVHDSGDGWPRLGISGEGDAESGRGLLLVAALADKWGVVERDPGKVVWCEFVPADAGSLT; encoded by the coding sequence GTGAATGACGAAACTCCACTCCCGTTCCGACGGGACCCCCGCGAGCGCTTCTACCGGCGCGAACGTCAGTCCGTACCCGCCGCCCGCGCCTTCGCGCGCGCCGCGCTCGTCGGCTGGGGAATCCGCGACCGCGCGGACGGCATCACGCTCTGCGTAAGCGAGTTGGCGACGAACGCCTTGCTGCACGGCGTTCCGCCCGGACGCGGCTTCCGGCTCCACCTCCACTGCGAGGGCGACGTACTCCGTGTAGAAGTGCACGACAGCGGCGACGGATGGCCCCGGCTCGGTATCAGTGGTGAAGGTGACGCCGAGTCGGGGCGCGGGCTGCTGCTCGTGGCGGCCCTCGCCGACAAGTGGGGGGTCGTGGAGCGCGATCCCGGGAAGGTCGTCTGGTGCGAGTTCGTTCCGGCCGACGCCGGGAGCCTCACCTAG
- a CDS encoding GH92 family glycosyl hydrolase: protein MPHRSRRPRFRHHRSAAILGAAAFTLVATAQGAAVAKPEEPPRAAKEFVSSFEEGEAQPDWLNTVETGPDGKKRTAGVNGAFSSGIPGSVNDHVTEVRASDENAGGGEVKENLVDGEPTSKWLSFEPTGWAEFDLDEPAKVVTYALTSANDHDERDPKDWTLQGSTDGKDWKVLDTRKGEAFDKRHQTKKYDFQNDTAYAHFRLDITANNGASDALQLADVQLSVGGSEAPVPEDMLSLVDRGPSGSPTAKAGAGFTGKHAMRYAGTHKADARGYSYNKVFDVNVAVRRDTELSYRVFPSMAEGDLDYDATNVSMDLAFTDGTYLSDLKAMDQHGFPLNPQGQGAAKGLYVNQWNNVASRIGQVARGRTVDRVLLAYDSPKGPAKFRGWVDDVSLKEKAPAKPKAHPSDYADTTRGTNSSGGFSRGNTFPATAVPHGFNFWTPVTNAGSLSWLYDYARGNNSDNLPTIQAFSASHEPSPWMGDRQTFQMMPSVDKDTPSASRTKRALPFKHEKETARPHYYGVTFENGLKAEMAPTDHAAMMKFTYPGDDASVIFDNVSEKGGLTLDEERGIVSGFSDVKSGLSTGATRLFVYGTFDSPVTAGGKLEGGGGGDVTGYLRFKAGKDRTVNLRLATSLISLDQAKANLDREIPSGTSFDRVKNGAQKSWDDILGKVEVEGASEGQKTSLYSSLYRLYLYPNSGFEKVTSADGKSKYQYASPFSPQTGPDTPTHTGAKIVDGKPYVNNGFWDTYRTTWPAYSLLTPKKAGELVDGFVQQYKDGGWTSRWSSPGYADLMTGTSSDVAFADAYVKGVDFDAKDAYDAALKNATVVPPSSGVGRKGMETSPFLGYTPSETHEGLSWALEGYLNDYGISRMGQALYKKTGEKHYKEESEYFLNRARDYVKLFDDKAAGGGTAPGFFQGKDKKGDWRVPSEKFDPRVWGHDYTETNAWGYAFTAPQDSRGLANLYGGRKGLGDKLDTYFATPETGSAEFAGSYGGVIHEMTEARDVRMGMYGHSNQVAHHAAYMYDAAGEPSKTQEKVREVLSRLYTGSEIGQGYHGDEDNGEQSAWFLFSSLGFYPLVMGSGEYAIGSPQFTKMTVHLDGGRDLVVKAPKNSAKNVYVQGLKVNGKKWTSTALPHKEIAKGGVLEFDMGPKPSAWGTGKNAQPASITQDDKVPSPRGDAIKGDGALFDNTSATDATSDSAVDLPVAKETKAVQYTLTSSADKAKAPRGWVLEGSADGQKWKELDKRSGESFAWDKQTRVFTVDKPGTYAHYRLVPDGSSTLAEVELLS, encoded by the coding sequence ATGCCGCACAGATCACGCAGACCTCGCTTCAGACACCACCGTTCGGCCGCGATCCTGGGAGCGGCCGCGTTCACGCTCGTCGCGACAGCGCAGGGCGCCGCCGTCGCCAAGCCGGAGGAACCGCCCAGAGCGGCCAAGGAGTTCGTCTCCTCGTTCGAGGAGGGCGAAGCCCAGCCCGACTGGCTGAACACCGTCGAGACCGGCCCCGACGGCAAGAAGCGGACCGCCGGCGTCAACGGCGCGTTCAGTTCGGGGATCCCCGGCAGTGTGAACGACCACGTGACCGAGGTCCGCGCCAGCGACGAGAACGCGGGCGGCGGCGAGGTCAAGGAGAACCTCGTCGACGGTGAGCCCACCAGCAAGTGGCTCTCCTTCGAGCCCACCGGGTGGGCGGAGTTCGACCTGGACGAACCCGCCAAGGTCGTGACATACGCGCTCACGTCGGCCAACGACCACGACGAGCGCGACCCCAAGGACTGGACCCTTCAGGGCTCCACGGACGGCAAGGACTGGAAGGTCCTCGACACCCGCAAGGGTGAGGCGTTCGACAAGCGCCACCAGACGAAGAAGTACGACTTCCAGAACGACACGGCGTACGCGCACTTCCGCCTGGACATCACCGCCAACAACGGCGCGTCCGACGCCCTCCAGCTCGCCGACGTCCAGCTCTCCGTCGGCGGCAGCGAGGCGCCGGTCCCCGAGGACATGCTCTCCCTCGTGGACCGCGGCCCCAGCGGCTCCCCGACCGCGAAGGCGGGCGCCGGGTTCACCGGCAAGCACGCGATGCGTTACGCGGGCACCCACAAGGCGGACGCCCGCGGCTACTCGTACAACAAGGTCTTCGACGTGAACGTCGCGGTGCGGCGTGACACCGAGCTGTCGTACCGGGTCTTCCCGTCCATGGCGGAGGGCGACCTCGATTACGACGCCACGAACGTGTCCATGGACCTGGCCTTCACCGACGGCACCTATCTGAGTGACCTCAAGGCCATGGACCAGCACGGCTTCCCGCTGAATCCGCAGGGCCAGGGCGCCGCGAAGGGCCTCTACGTCAACCAGTGGAACAACGTGGCCTCCCGGATCGGGCAGGTCGCGCGCGGCAGGACCGTGGACCGGGTGCTCCTCGCGTACGACTCCCCCAAGGGCCCGGCGAAGTTCCGTGGCTGGGTGGACGACGTGTCCCTGAAGGAGAAGGCCCCGGCGAAGCCGAAGGCCCACCCTTCGGACTACGCGGACACCACCCGTGGCACCAACTCCAGCGGCGGCTTCTCGCGCGGCAACACCTTCCCGGCGACGGCCGTGCCGCACGGCTTCAACTTCTGGACTCCGGTGACCAACGCGGGCTCCCTGAGCTGGCTCTACGACTACGCGCGCGGCAACAACTCGGACAACCTGCCGACGATCCAGGCGTTCAGCGCGAGCCACGAGCCGAGCCCGTGGATGGGCGACCGGCAGACCTTCCAGATGATGCCGTCGGTCGACAAGGACACCCCGTCGGCGTCCCGCACCAAGCGCGCCCTTCCCTTCAAGCACGAGAAGGAGACGGCACGCCCGCACTACTACGGCGTGACGTTCGAGAACGGTCTGAAGGCCGAGATGGCCCCGACCGATCACGCGGCGATGATGAAGTTCACCTATCCCGGTGACGACGCGAGCGTCATCTTCGACAACGTCTCGGAGAAGGGCGGCCTCACCCTCGACGAGGAGAGGGGGATCGTCAGCGGATTCTCGGACGTCAAGTCCGGGCTCTCCACCGGCGCCACACGCCTCTTCGTGTACGGCACCTTCGACTCGCCCGTCACGGCGGGCGGCAAGCTCGAAGGCGGTGGCGGCGGTGATGTCACCGGCTATCTGCGCTTCAAGGCGGGCAAGGACCGCACGGTCAACCTGCGCCTGGCCACCTCGCTCATCAGCCTCGACCAGGCCAAGGCCAACCTCGACCGCGAGATCCCGTCCGGCACCTCCTTCGACCGCGTGAAGAACGGCGCGCAGAAGAGCTGGGACGACATCCTCGGCAAGGTCGAAGTGGAGGGCGCGAGCGAGGGCCAGAAGACCTCGCTCTACTCCAGTCTGTACCGCCTCTACCTCTACCCCAACTCGGGCTTCGAGAAGGTCACTTCGGCGGACGGCAAGTCCAAGTACCAGTACGCGTCGCCGTTCTCTCCGCAGACGGGTCCCGACACCCCCACCCACACGGGCGCGAAGATCGTCGACGGGAAGCCGTACGTCAACAACGGCTTCTGGGACACGTATCGGACGACCTGGCCCGCATACTCGCTCCTCACGCCGAAGAAGGCGGGTGAGCTGGTCGACGGCTTCGTCCAGCAGTACAAGGACGGCGGCTGGACGTCGCGTTGGTCCTCGCCCGGCTACGCGGACCTGATGACGGGCACCTCCTCGGACGTGGCGTTCGCCGACGCGTACGTCAAGGGCGTGGACTTCGACGCCAAGGACGCGTACGACGCCGCACTCAAGAACGCGACGGTCGTGCCGCCGAGTTCGGGCGTCGGCCGCAAGGGCATGGAGACCTCCCCGTTCCTCGGCTACACCCCGAGCGAGACGCACGAGGGCCTGTCCTGGGCGCTTGAGGGCTACCTCAACGACTACGGCATCTCGCGCATGGGCCAGGCCCTGTACAAGAAGACGGGCGAGAAGCACTACAAGGAGGAGTCGGAGTACTTCCTCAACCGCGCCCGTGACTACGTGAAGCTCTTCGACGACAAGGCGGCGGGAGGCGGCACCGCGCCGGGCTTCTTCCAGGGCAAGGACAAGAAGGGCGACTGGCGCGTCCCGTCGGAGAAGTTCGACCCGCGCGTGTGGGGTCACGACTACACGGAGACGAACGCCTGGGGCTATGCCTTCACCGCCCCGCAGGACTCGCGCGGCCTCGCCAACCTCTACGGCGGCCGCAAGGGCCTCGGCGACAAGCTGGACACGTACTTCGCCACTCCGGAGACCGGGTCCGCCGAGTTCGCGGGCTCGTACGGGGGCGTCATCCACGAGATGACCGAGGCACGCGACGTACGCATGGGCATGTACGGGCACTCCAACCAGGTCGCCCACCACGCCGCCTACATGTACGACGCGGCCGGTGAGCCGTCCAAGACGCAGGAGAAGGTCCGCGAGGTCCTCTCCCGTCTCTACACCGGCAGCGAGATCGGGCAGGGCTACCACGGCGACGAGGACAACGGCGAGCAGTCGGCCTGGTTCCTCTTCTCCTCGCTCGGCTTCTATCCGCTGGTCATGGGCAGCGGCGAATACGCCATCGGCTCACCGCAGTTCACCAAGATGACCGTGCACCTGGACGGCGGGCGCGACCTGGTCGTCAAGGCGCCGAAGAACAGCGCGAAGAACGTCTACGTCCAGGGCCTGAAGGTCAACGGCAAGAAGTGGACCTCAACCGCCCTGCCCCACAAGGAGATCGCGAAGGGCGGTGTCCTGGAGTTCGACATGGGCCCGAAGCCGTCGGCGTGGGGCACGGGCAAGAACGCCCAGCCCGCGTCCATCACGCAGGACGACAAGGTGCCGTCGCCGCGCGGTGACGCCATCAAGGGTGACGGCGCGCTCTTCGACAACACCTCGGCCACGGACGCCACTTCGGACTCCGCCGTCGACCTTCCGGTCGCCAAGGAGACCAAGGCCGTTCAGTACACGCTGACGTCGTCCGCCGACAAGGCGAAGGCGCCGCGCGGCTGGGTGCTCGAAGGCTCCGCCGACGGCCAGAAGTGGAAGGAGCTGGACAAGCGGTCCGGCGAGTCCTTCGCCTGGGACAAGCAGACCCGGGTGTTCACGGTCGACAAGCCGGGGACGTACGCGCACTACCGGCTCGTGCCGGACGGGTCCTCGACGCTCGCGGAGGTCGAGCTCCTGAGCTGA